One genomic segment of Sebastes fasciatus isolate fSebFas1 chromosome 17, fSebFas1.pri, whole genome shotgun sequence includes these proteins:
- the LOC141754324 gene encoding death-associated protein kinase 2-like: MTAEECLLHPWIKPITRMQAANRNQSSINMKNFKKFNARRKWKMSYNMVWMCNRLNQLKLLCKGSSDPETLERQCESDVEDMESKPASLLRRRLSSSS; encoded by the exons ATGACAGCGGAGGAGTGTCTGCTTCATCCATGGATTAAG CCCATCACACGCATGCAGGCAGCCAATAGGAATCAATCCTCAATAAATATGAAGAACTTTAAGAAGTTCAACGCCAGAAGGAAATGGAAG ATGTCCTATAACATGGTGTGGATGTGTAACCGACTGAACCAGTTGAAGCTGCTGTGTAAGGGCAGCTCCGATCCAGAAACTCTAGAG AGACAATGTGAAAGCGACGTAGAGGACATGGAGAGCAAGCCGGCCTCTCTGCTGCGCCGACGACTCAGCAGCAGTTCATAG